A window of Babylonia areolata isolate BAREFJ2019XMU chromosome 2, ASM4173473v1, whole genome shotgun sequence contains these coding sequences:
- the LOC143279576 gene encoding ecdysone receptor-like: protein MLGTGEPVMHDQQAATPYHNGTTPSLANVLTDGTMPPQPDSSLYHHPQSSSLVEIGGGGGVGEGSRVSGATYVMEGAGCGPGSEDLYNLDGGPSDAKRKKGAGVAGKSIEEELCRICGDRASGYHYNALSCEGCKGFFRRSITKTASYVCKYGGNCEMDMWMRRKCQACRLRRCREVGMKEECLLSEDQCKARDARRKSKQKTSVKREVVASPDSNESVEPPPSVEPPSTKLTRTLSTLSTASSLSSPPPYGGDSSEENPLGHMPQRHQDVVKTLMILQEKFEFPDEQEVQQATEDISPDGSSKEVSADSFLNAMAQMTVLITQLIVEFAKCLQGFTELDKDDQIILLKAASTEVMAIRAARCYDMDTKAIVFANGQPCTLDNMLATGLGKYAELVYEFCHNMAVMQTDNAEYALLTAISIFSERPGLKDKERIEQLQSVYVDTLQSYEVAKRRRGGSALAKFLTRLSDLRTISLEHSSLLLDLQKVGSTFPSLMKEMFILPPEGC, encoded by the exons tGCTGACTGACGGCACCATGCCTCCCCAGCCGGACAGCAGTCTGTATCATCACCCACAGTCGTCGTCCTTGGTGGAGAtcggtgggggaggcggggtgggggaggggagccgCGTATCGGGCGCCACCTACGTGATGGAGGGTGCGGGGTGCGGACCAGGGTCAGAGGACCTGTACAACCTGGATGGGGGGCCCAGTGACGCCAAGCGGAAGAAAGGCGCGGGGGTGGCAGGCAAGAGCATCGAGGAGGAGCTGTGTCGGATCTGTGGAGACCGTGCCTCTGGCTACCACTACAATGCCCTCAGCTGTGAGGGCtgcaaag ggttTTTCCGGCGCAGCATCACAAAGACAGCCAGCTACGTGTGTAAGTACGGCGGGAACTGTGAGATGGACATGTGGATGAGGCGCAAGTGCCAGGCCTGCAGACTGCGGCGCTGTCGGGAAGTGGGCATGAAGGAGGAGT GTCTGCTGTCGGAGGACCAGTGTAAGGCACGGGACGCCCGACGCAAGTCAAAGCAGAAGACATCAGTGAAGCGGGAGGTGGTGGCCAGTCCTGACAGCAACGAGAGTGTGGAGCCACCGCCAAGTGTGGAGCCCCCCTCCACCAAGCTGACCcgcaccctctccaccctctccactgCCTCCTCCCTCAGCTCACCGCCCCCCTATGGAGGAGACTCCAGTGAGGAGAACCCACTGGGTCACATGCCGCAGAGACACCAGGACGTGGTCAAGACTCTGATGATCCTGCAGGAGAAGTTTGAGTTTCCTGACGAACAGGAAGTGCAACAGGCCacg gaGGACATTTCACCAGACGGAAGCAGCAAGGAGGTGTCTGCCGACAGCTTTCTGAATGCCATGGCTCAGATGACAGTGCTGATCACACAGCTCATCGTGGAGTTTGCCAAGTGTCTGCAGGGATTCACCGAACTGGACAAGGACGACCAGATCATCCTGCTCAAG GCGGCGTCCACAGAAGTGATGGCAATCCGTGCAGCGCGTTGTTACGACATGGACACCAAGGCCATCGTGTTCGCCAACGGTCAGCCGTGCACACTGGACAACATGCTGGCCACTGGGCTGGGCAAGTACGCTGAACTGGTGTACGAGTTCTGTCACAACATGGCAGTGATGCAGACCGACAACGCTGAGTATGCTCTGCTCACTGCCATCTCCATCTTCTCTG AACGCCCAGGGCTAAAGGACAAGGAGAGGATAGAACAGCTGCAGTCAGTGTATGTGGACACCCTGCAGTCGTACGAGGTGGCCAAGCGGCGTCGAGGGGGCAGTGCCCTGGCCAAGTTCCTGACGCGGCTGTCAGACCTGCGAACCATTTCTCTGGAACACTCGTCCCTCCTGTTGGACCTGCAGAAAGTGGgctccaccttcccctccctcatGAAGGAGATGTTCATTCTGCCGCCAGAGGGCTGCTAG